In one Cytophagia bacterium CHB2 genomic region, the following are encoded:
- a CDS encoding type II toxin-antitoxin system RelE/ParE family toxin gives MSITYNIRLTLRAQDDIAAIFLYLDRERHAAAVRFIQQLDKHIDGLRWAPARYPKIRERLRNRRIYRHIPFLRYRIIFRIQRREVIIMRIVHQARLLREVE, from the coding sequence GTGAGCATAACCTATAACATACGCCTCACGTTAAGGGCGCAAGATGATATTGCAGCCATCTTTCTTTATCTGGATCGCGAACGCCATGCAGCAGCGGTAAGATTCATTCAACAACTTGACAAGCATATTGATGGGCTGAGGTGGGCGCCTGCACGTTATCCGAAAATTCGTGAGCGGCTTCGCAACCGCCGTATTTATCGCCACATTCCTTTTCTTCGTTATCGCATTATCTTTCGTATTCAACGCCGCGAAGTCATCATCATGCGCATTGTGCACCAAGCCCGGTTATTGCGCGAAGTTGAGTAA
- a CDS encoding type II toxin-antitoxin system Phd/YefM family antitoxin, whose translation MKGSLKSRRENLKPRPHTSQPLADFRANPDKALARLRRSGKPVLLTKNGKPQAMLIDVRKLSLDATAHELERMIEEAEADVAAGRIDDYDKFIMRFRREHNL comes from the coding sequence TTGAAGGGGTCTTTGAAATCAAGGAGAGAAAACTTGAAGCCTCGCCCGCACACAAGTCAGCCACTTGCCGATTTTCGCGCCAATCCGGACAAGGCTTTGGCGCGTCTGCGCCGCTCCGGTAAACCGGTGCTGCTCACTAAAAACGGCAAACCTCAAGCGATGTTGATTGATGTACGTAAATTATCGTTGGACGCGACTGCCCATGAGCTTGAGCGAATGATCGAAGAAGCCGAAGCGGATGTTGCTGCTGGCAGAATTGATGATTATGATAAATTCATAATGCGCTTCCGCCGTGAGCATAACCTATAA